AACCGAGCATTTTTCCAAAAGATAAGCTTGAGTTCATCAAAGAGTGGAGGAGTTAAAATTTCTTCTTTGAGCTGTCCAAGCACAGCTATCGAGTCCGATGTGCTTTCTTTATTATCATCAAGGCTCACCAGCTCTATGCTAGGATTTTCTTTCTTGCACTGCTCAATGAAAGCTAAAGCTTTCCTCTGGGCTTCATAAAAATCTTCACCCCCAAAAATAAAAACACGATTTTTTTTGTTCTCTTTACCTTTCATCGATTCATGAATAAAATGAAAATGCCATGGAACATCTTTGGGCACCTTGGAGAAAAGCCTATTTTGAAAAAGAAGAAACAACAGCTCATCTCTTTGAAATCATCGCTCAGAGTCAGGAGGATGAAAAGAATTTTGTTTTAACTCGAGGTAAAGTATCTTTTTCTCTTCTTAACCGTTATCCCTACAATACAGCTCATTGTATGGTTGTCCCCTATAGGATAATTAAAAGTATCACGGAGTTAACCGAAACCGAAATGTTAGAATGCTTTCATACCCTTAACAGGCTTTGCAAAAGCATTCAAAGGCTTTTTTCTCCCCATGGTTTCAACGTAGGATTAAATATTGGAGCTGCAGCAGGTGCAGGAATCGAAAGCCACCTCCACTGGCATCTAGTCCCCCGTTGGAGAAATGATACCAATTTCATTACAACCATTGGTCATACACGAGTTCACCCCGACGATCTGCCTACGGTTTATAAACTGCTCATCGAAGATCTTGCACGGGAAGAAGAAGATGTGTAACCAAGTTAAAATTCAATCCTTTTTCCCTAAACTTAACCTTCTTTTGTTTTTTCTCATTGCTCCAAAAATTAAACAAAAATATCTTTACAAAACTTAAAGATTGAATAGAGTGATGGTCTTTCCCATGAGTGGTTTGAAATTAAGGATCGGAATCCCCAAAGGAAGTTTAGAAGATGCGACGATAGAGCTTTTTGAAAAGGCTGGTTACATCGTTGCACGGAGTAGTCGTGCTTACAGGCCAGCCATAGACGATGATGAACTGGAGGTCAGGCTTGTCAGACCTCAAGAAATTGCCCGCTATGTTGAACAAGGGTTTTTGGATTGCGGTGTTACAGGCAAAGATTGGATCTTAGAAAACGATGCCGACGTACATGTCATTTGTGAATTAAAAT
The DNA window shown above is from Methylacidiphilum caldifontis and carries:
- a CDS encoding HIT family protein: MEHLWAPWRKAYFEKEETTAHLFEIIAQSQEDEKNFVLTRGKVSFSLLNRYPYNTAHCMVVPYRIIKSITELTETEMLECFHTLNRLCKSIQRLFSPHGFNVGLNIGAAAGAGIESHLHWHLVPRWRNDTNFITTIGHTRVHPDDLPTVYKLLIEDLAREEEDV